The proteins below come from a single Candidatus Neomarinimicrobiota bacterium genomic window:
- a CDS encoding A24 family peptidase: ASLSYIILSYILLVVAFIDLDHLVVPNGIIVFGIVAGMILLSVNGLSIGWNAALLGAVTVSGFLYLTGVLGKLLFRKQSMGLGDVKLGALIGLFVGWKWAIVLLFLTFYIAALVGLAGLVTNRMRFGQRIPFGPFLSLGTISTLFFGDFIWDFIILKIILR; encoded by the coding sequence TGGCTTCGCTTTCGTATATTATCCTTAGCTATATCTTGCTCGTTGTCGCGTTCATCGACCTGGATCATCTTGTTGTTCCTAACGGGATTATTGTTTTCGGTATCGTCGCCGGAATGATTCTTCTTTCCGTAAACGGGTTGTCGATTGGGTGGAACGCCGCGCTGCTTGGGGCGGTTACCGTATCGGGATTTCTATACCTGACCGGCGTTTTGGGTAAGCTGCTTTTCAGAAAACAGAGTATGGGTCTCGGTGATGTGAAATTGGGTGCCCTCATTGGCCTTTTCGTCGGCTGGAAATGGGCCATAGTGTTGCTCTTTCTCACATTCTATATCGCCGCCCTCGTGGGACTGGCAGGCCTGGTGACCAATCGAATGCGGTTTGGCCAGAGAATCCCCTTCGGTCCGTTTCTGTCATTGGGGACCATATCAACTCTGTTCTTCGGAGACTTTATCTGGGATTTCATTATTCTGAAAATCATATTGAGGTAA
- a CDS encoding type II secretion system F family protein, translated as MATFEWIARGPEGKTVKGTHDAETEDQVLRYLSTQEFTPISVRKTRGSILNKKFDFALSRVRPEEIYDFTRQLAVMLKAGVPIHESLLALQEQTESQKLKQVISDAADNISEGKSFSESLAGYPDVFSPMVVNMVRAGESAGVVDDVLTRLASFINHDIKVRRDVKKAIRYPIIVLTGVFLAAVGAITFVLPQFSGLYGRSNVRLPLPTRFLLGISDFIQNYWLIVFLGTGLIVLALSWYVRTDRGRLSLHRFYISMPIFGKIYHKAALGRFSHVLETLDRSGVPILESLKISASTLGNDVISREVDKAIEKVAQGRSIAVSLGEGSHFPRHMLKMMEVGEAAGSLDIMLHEVASLYDTEVDELLGKLTTMIEPILTVIMGAVILTLALAMFLPMWGMYEAF; from the coding sequence ATGGCGACATTTGAATGGATCGCGCGGGGCCCGGAGGGAAAGACCGTTAAGGGTACTCATGACGCAGAAACGGAAGATCAGGTTCTAAGATACCTTTCCACTCAGGAGTTCACACCCATCTCAGTTCGAAAAACAAGGGGATCCATACTGAATAAGAAATTTGACTTTGCGTTGAGTAGGGTCAGGCCCGAAGAAATATACGATTTTACTCGCCAGCTCGCGGTCATGTTGAAGGCCGGTGTACCCATTCACGAGAGCCTCCTTGCCCTTCAGGAACAGACTGAAAGTCAAAAATTGAAACAGGTCATCTCGGACGCGGCTGACAACATCTCAGAAGGAAAAAGTTTTTCAGAATCGCTTGCTGGATACCCCGATGTTTTCAGTCCCATGGTCGTCAATATGGTGAGAGCGGGAGAGAGTGCGGGTGTTGTGGATGACGTCTTGACCAGATTAGCGAGCTTCATCAATCACGACATAAAGGTCAGGAGAGATGTCAAAAAGGCCATCAGATATCCGATCATCGTTCTGACAGGCGTATTCCTGGCCGCTGTGGGTGCCATAACATTCGTACTTCCCCAATTCTCCGGGTTGTATGGCAGATCAAATGTTCGACTTCCATTGCCCACGCGTTTTCTATTGGGGATAAGCGATTTCATTCAGAATTACTGGCTTATAGTTTTTCTGGGGACTGGCCTTATAGTCCTCGCTCTTTCCTGGTATGTCAGAACTGACCGCGGACGACTTTCCCTCCACAGGTTCTACATCAGCATGCCGATCTTCGGAAAAATTTATCACAAGGCGGCTCTGGGGCGGTTTTCCCACGTGCTCGAAACACTGGATAGAAGTGGTGTTCCAATCCTTGAGTCACTGAAAATCTCCGCAAGCACCCTTGGGAACGACGTGATTAGCCGGGAAGTTGATAAGGCTATCGAAAAGGTTGCCCAGGGCCGGTCCATTGCCGTTTCCCTGGGAGAAGGTTCTCACTTCCCGAGACATATGCTAAAGATGATGGAAGTGGGGGAGGCGGCAGGTTCCTTGGACATCATGCTCCATGAGGTGGCCTCATTGTACGATACCGAAGTGGATGAGCTCCTGGGGAAGTTGACCACCATGATCGAACCGATCCTTACCGTAATCATGGGAGCCGTCATCCTAACTCTGGCCCTGGCGATGTTCCTGCCCATGTGGGGTATGTATGAGGCGTTTTAA
- a CDS encoding type II secretion system protein, whose product MNRKKQSTRNSSGFTLAELVITVTILGILAAVALPKFSDLTERTQTERNIGNIHVIREAFMQYYFKQHMKGNPHFPDPPGGVDNLMTEEWASLPIPSNLTEVVTPASLFSDGKVPLNSNQSPFSYYVTVSTNTNGVPLHTMTLGDPDPDSPTYDVEFSFSL is encoded by the coding sequence ATGAACAGGAAGAAACAATCGACGAGGAATTCCTCCGGTTTTACGTTGGCGGAGCTTGTGATTACCGTCACCATATTGGGTATTCTTGCAGCTGTGGCGCTTCCCAAGTTTAGTGATCTAACTGAGAGGACACAGACGGAACGTAACATCGGGAATATCCATGTCATACGGGAAGCCTTCATGCAGTACTATTTCAAGCAGCATATGAAGGGGAATCCTCACTTCCCTGACCCCCCGGGAGGCGTGGACAATCTCATGACCGAGGAATGGGCTAGTCTCCCCATACCATCTAATCTGACTGAGGTTGTGACACCGGCATCACTTTTTTCTGATGGGAAGGTTCCTCTCAATTCGAATCAGAGCCCCTTTTCCTACTACGTCACGGTCTCGACAAATACCAACGGCGTGCCCTTACACACCATGACTCTGGGTGACCCCGATCCTGACAGCCCCACATACGACGTGGAATTCTCGTTTTCGCTGTAG
- a CDS encoding type II secretion system protein produces the protein MKLKDQAGFTLIELIMVVIILGILSAVAIPRYMNMVATAEEAAEDAVISQIKAGLETYATEKLITEGRRVWPTNPFDALETKPDKYETGAGTDADEDGEWTFNTTTGNVTHQRNDNTRWHWDFDPGVQTGDQAGIGTLGNRTADVGT, from the coding sequence ATGAAACTGAAAGACCAGGCGGGTTTCACTCTGATCGAACTCATCATGGTGGTGATTATCCTGGGCATTCTTTCGGCCGTTGCGATTCCGAGATATATGAACATGGTCGCGACAGCGGAGGAAGCCGCTGAGGATGCTGTCATCTCTCAGATCAAGGCCGGTCTCGAAACCTACGCTACTGAGAAACTCATTACTGAAGGACGGCGTGTCTGGCCCACGAATCCTTTCGATGCCCTTGAGACAAAGCCTGATAAATATGAAACAGGTGCTGGCACAGACGCTGACGAGGACGGAGAGTGGACATTCAACACGACCACAGGTAATGTCACGCATCAGCGAAACGACAATACGAGATGGCATTGGGACTTCGATCCCGGGGTTCAAACCGGTGACCAAGCAGGAATCGGGACTCTGGGCAATCGTACGGCGGACGTGGGCACCTAG
- a CDS encoding sigma-54 dependent transcriptional regulator, with protein MEKTCREALDPSDWEVHWAQNGLIGLEEMSVNEYEVAIVDDSLPLLTSSELIRRISDLRPVLPVLAVVDSDERRGQIMSDFGSGLFSYLEKPFSLERLRKSVEEAYDYREFVMSQKKEMRAFFNMTGCENIVGRSSAMLRIYEVLFRIANTDVTVAIYGESGTGKELAARFLHFSGTRGEKPFVAVNCAAIPHELLESELFGHEKGAFTGAGERKSGKFEVANKGTLFLDEIGDMSLPLQAKILKVMERGEFERVGGTKTIEVDVRLISATNQNLEKMIKNGEFRADLYHRINVFPIFLPPLSRRRDDIPLLSYDILSKTSQRHRKESVYLKADALEFLTNRTWEGNVRELEHTIERAVLMTDKSFLGAEDFQFPEVETRETYQEPSASSEHLYRGLSPDRKPLTLKAVEKAAIEGAVERNNGNLSKTASELGISRTTLYRKLKEHGLSR; from the coding sequence TTGGAAAAGACTTGTCGGGAAGCTCTTGATCCTTCAGATTGGGAAGTCCATTGGGCTCAAAACGGGCTCATCGGTCTGGAGGAAATGTCCGTCAATGAATATGAAGTGGCAATTGTGGACGATTCACTGCCCCTGCTTACTTCAAGCGAACTGATAAGGCGGATCTCCGACCTGCGACCGGTTCTGCCCGTCCTGGCCGTTGTGGACTCCGATGAGAGAAGAGGTCAGATAATGTCGGATTTCGGATCCGGATTATTCTCCTATCTGGAAAAACCCTTTTCCCTCGAGCGCTTGCGGAAGAGCGTAGAGGAAGCCTACGACTACCGTGAATTCGTCATGTCCCAGAAGAAAGAGATGAGGGCTTTTTTCAACATGACGGGATGTGAGAATATCGTGGGCCGGTCCTCTGCAATGCTGAGGATTTACGAGGTCCTCTTCAGGATTGCGAATACGGATGTAACCGTCGCAATCTACGGTGAGAGCGGTACGGGTAAGGAGCTGGCGGCAAGATTCCTGCATTTCTCAGGGACCCGGGGTGAGAAGCCTTTTGTTGCCGTCAACTGCGCTGCCATTCCGCATGAGCTTTTGGAAAGCGAGCTGTTCGGTCATGAGAAAGGGGCGTTCACAGGGGCGGGGGAACGGAAGAGTGGAAAATTCGAAGTGGCTAACAAGGGAACTCTCTTTCTTGATGAAATTGGAGACATGAGTCTGCCGCTTCAGGCAAAGATACTCAAGGTGATGGAGAGAGGAGAATTCGAACGAGTAGGCGGGACAAAGACAATCGAAGTGGACGTTCGTTTGATCTCTGCGACGAACCAAAATCTTGAAAAAATGATCAAAAATGGGGAATTTCGTGCCGACCTCTACCACAGGATTAATGTATTTCCTATTTTCCTGCCGCCATTGAGTCGCAGACGAGATGACATTCCTCTTCTCTCCTATGATATACTGTCGAAAACGTCCCAACGCCACAGGAAAGAGTCGGTTTATCTCAAAGCTGATGCACTGGAATTCTTGACGAACCGAACCTGGGAAGGAAACGTTCGTGAGTTGGAGCATACGATTGAGAGGGCGGTCCTTATGACAGACAAATCATTTCTGGGGGCCGAAGATTTCCAATTCCCGGAAGTCGAAACCCGGGAGACTTACCAGGAGCCGTCTGCTAGTTCTGAGCACCTTTATCGTGGGCTAAGCCCGGACCGTAAGCCCTTGACATTGAAGGCTGTGGAGAAGGCGGCTATCGAAGGTGCCGTTGAACGCAACAACGGAAATCTGTCAAAAACAGCTTCTGAACTCGGGATCAGTAGAACGACACTTTACAGAAAACTCAAAGAGCACGGTTTGAGTAGGTAA
- a CDS encoding type II secretion system protein, whose product MKMLKRIAKNFKRTGGFTLAELVVTTAVMGTLAAVAVPRFSDVNEIAKERKTMANIDNVMSAAQNYYSDMTVRVGRGRFPGQNRFDDPVAETSVFYSDDDTFNHLFGDNVVDSPYEEAQYRFMVSPGSGSGQKAVSPTITVWDDEDKEEPKTLIKSYTP is encoded by the coding sequence ATGAAAATGCTTAAAAGGATAGCCAAGAACTTCAAGCGGACAGGCGGATTTACGTTGGCGGAACTGGTTGTGACGACTGCCGTGATGGGAACTTTGGCCGCGGTCGCGGTGCCCAGGTTCTCCGATGTGAACGAGATCGCGAAAGAAAGGAAGACGATGGCGAACATCGACAACGTCATGTCAGCGGCTCAGAACTACTACAGCGATATGACGGTAAGAGTTGGTCGGGGAAGGTTTCCAGGTCAAAATAGATTCGATGACCCTGTCGCGGAAACCTCTGTGTTTTATAGCGATGACGACACTTTCAATCATCTGTTCGGTGACAATGTGGTTGATAGTCCTTACGAAGAGGCTCAGTACAGGTTTATGGTTTCGCCGGGAAGTGGAAGTGGCCAAAAGGCTGTTTCTCCCACTATAACCGTCTGGGATGATGAAGATAAGGAAGAGCCGAAAACGCTAATTAAATCCTACACACCGTAA
- a CDS encoding ATPase, T2SS/T4P/T4SS family gives MAIRSKKPLGQMLVEGNKISKEELAKALEYQKEAGTYLGKALINLEIISEEEFDEFLGEQLGIPLINLGSYEVSRDALELLPDKVVRKHKVLPLFEIEGVLSVAVSDPLDDNALDAVARETGLNVEPVLALSTDIDSAIDVYYGISKIIGDIDTDDFVQASDQVALEELADETKIVALVDGLIKQAVKYLASDIHIEARENDIRVRLRIDGKLQDFHTPPKSLHLPLLSRLKIMSGLDIAETRRPQDGRIHLSSDGRRLDLRFSTFPTYYGEKAVLRVLDVEKAKLKLDELGFEPNVMKTYGDLISSGEGVILFSGPTGSGKTTTLYATLNTINSPTKNIVTIEDPIEYELVNINQAQVNRKAGLTFAAALRSILRQDPDIIMVGEIRDEETVELAIRAALTGHLVFSTIHTNDAAGGFARLRNWEMEPFLITSTIKAIIAQRLIRKLCLKCRKPYAPPPEELRKLGLEENGEYTFYKATGCLSCRNAGYTGRIGLFELLVMTPTIGQMVTSNESAQEIRKAAENEGMVTLFRDGTNKVVHGITSFDEFVTTVSATVTQLDK, from the coding sequence ATGGCAATCAGGTCAAAAAAGCCGCTGGGGCAGATGCTTGTGGAAGGTAACAAGATCTCCAAGGAAGAGCTGGCGAAGGCACTGGAATACCAGAAGGAAGCCGGGACATATTTGGGGAAAGCTCTCATCAACCTGGAAATCATTTCAGAGGAAGAATTCGACGAATTTCTGGGCGAGCAACTGGGAATCCCTCTCATTAATCTGGGAAGTTACGAAGTGTCCAGGGATGCTCTTGAGTTATTGCCGGACAAGGTGGTGAGAAAACACAAGGTGCTACCGTTATTCGAGATAGAGGGAGTGCTTAGTGTGGCCGTATCGGACCCGCTTGACGACAACGCTCTTGATGCCGTCGCCCGGGAAACGGGATTAAACGTGGAACCGGTTCTCGCCCTCTCGACGGATATCGACAGTGCCATCGATGTATACTATGGCATTTCCAAAATAATTGGAGACATAGACACGGACGATTTCGTTCAAGCGAGTGACCAGGTAGCCTTGGAAGAGCTGGCTGACGAAACGAAGATAGTGGCCCTCGTCGACGGTTTGATCAAACAGGCCGTCAAATACTTGGCGAGCGACATTCATATAGAAGCTCGCGAAAACGATATTCGCGTACGATTGAGGATAGATGGAAAGCTGCAAGATTTCCACACTCCTCCCAAGAGCCTCCATCTTCCCCTTCTCTCCCGCCTGAAAATCATGTCGGGGCTTGATATTGCTGAGACACGACGCCCTCAGGATGGCCGGATCCATCTCTCATCAGACGGGAGGAGACTCGATCTGAGATTCTCCACTTTTCCAACCTACTATGGAGAGAAAGCTGTCCTTCGAGTGCTCGACGTTGAAAAAGCCAAGTTGAAATTGGATGAGCTGGGCTTCGAGCCGAATGTTATGAAGACGTATGGGGATCTCATTTCGAGTGGCGAAGGCGTCATTCTTTTTTCCGGTCCCACTGGAAGTGGTAAAACGACGACCCTCTACGCCACTTTGAACACGATTAATTCTCCCACAAAAAACATCGTGACTATCGAGGATCCCATTGAGTACGAGCTTGTCAACATAAACCAGGCACAGGTCAATCGGAAAGCCGGCTTAACCTTTGCAGCCGCACTGAGGTCCATTTTGAGGCAGGATCCCGACATAATCATGGTGGGCGAAATAAGGGACGAGGAGACAGTTGAACTCGCAATACGCGCGGCCCTGACGGGTCACCTGGTGTTCAGCACAATTCACACGAATGACGCCGCGGGTGGATTCGCTCGCCTACGGAACTGGGAAATGGAACCTTTTCTTATCACGTCAACTATCAAGGCGATCATCGCTCAACGTCTCATCAGGAAACTGTGCCTCAAGTGCCGAAAGCCTTATGCCCCGCCCCCAGAGGAATTGAGAAAGTTAGGCCTGGAGGAAAATGGTGAGTATACCTTTTACAAAGCGACAGGTTGCCTCTCCTGCAGGAACGCAGGTTATACTGGCCGGATCGGTCTGTTTGAATTGCTCGTGATGACTCCAACAATCGGACAAATGGTGACGTCGAACGAATCTGCGCAGGAAATACGAAAGGCCGCTGAAAACGAAGGTATGGTAACGCTCTTTCGCGACGGTACGAACAAGGTAGTCCATGGAATTACATCCTTCGACGAGTTTGTCACCACCGTCTCGGCCACTGTGACCCAACTGGACAAGTGA